The sequence GCTGTGGGATGGTATCCGGGGCCCGTGCGCCGGGCGGCCGTGTACGTGCCGGGCGGAACGGCGCCGCTGCTCTCCACCGTGCTGATGGGCGTGATCCCGGCTCGCATCGCCGGGGTCGGTGAGATTGTGGTGGCGACGCCGCCGCCGGTTCACGCCGGGGTGCTGCTGGCGGCCCATGTGGCGGGCGCCTCGCGGGTGCTGCAGGTGGGTGGCGCGCAGGCCGTTGCCGCGCTGGCGTACGGGACCGAGTCGATCCCGCCCGTGGACGTGATCGCCGGCCCGGGCAATTTGTTCGTCCAGCTTGCCAAGCGCGAGGTCGTGGGTGTGGTGGGCATCGACTCCCTGGCCGGCCCCACCGAGGTGGTGGTGCTGGCCGACGATTCGGCGCGGCCCGAGTGGGTGGCCGCCGACCTTCTCGCGCAGGCGGAGCACGCCGCGGACGCGGCCGCCATCCTGATCACGGACTCGGAGGCGCTGGCCGGGGCCGTGGAGCAGGAGCTGGCGCGCCAGCTTGCGACACTCCCCCGCGGCGAGACGGCCCGCGTGGCCCTTTCCCGGTGGGGCGCCGTGGTGATATGCCGCAGCCTGGACCCCGAGGGGTTGGCGCTGGCGGATGCCATGGCCCCGGAGCACCTGCAGGTTGCGACGGCCGACCCCGTGGCCCTCGCGGGACGGGTGCGCTGCGCCGGCGCCGTCTTCATCGGCCCTCATGCTCCGGAGGCGCTGGGCGACTATGCGGCCGGCAGCAACCACATCCTGCCCACCAACGGCACGGCCCGCTTTGCGTCGGCGGTGGGCGTCCACACGTTCTTGCGGGCGACCACCCTGGTCCACGCATCCCCTTCCGGCCTGGGCCACCTCGGGCCGCTGGTCGAGAAACTGGCAGCAGCGGAGGGGCTTGCGGCCCATGCCCGCTCGGTAGAGATGCGCAGGGCGGGCGCGCAGGAAGGGGAGACGTAGGCCTTGTCCTCGCAGACGCCCTCCGGCCGCCGCGTGGAACTGGAGCGTGCCACGGCCGAGACCCGGGTTTCGCTTTCGCTGTGCCTGGACGGGCAGGGCGCGACCCGAGTCAAGACGGGTATCGGCTTCTTTGACCACATGCTGACCAGCCTCGGCC comes from Bacillota bacterium and encodes:
- the hisD gene encoding histidinol dehydrogenase, whose protein sequence is AAGDPALAALVPALRAAAGAVERFHRRQLPSPVFEVTAPGVAVGWYPGPVRRAAVYVPGGTAPLLSTVLMGVIPARIAGVGEIVVATPPPVHAGVLLAAHVAGASRVLQVGGAQAVAALAYGTESIPPVDVIAGPGNLFVQLAKREVVGVVGIDSLAGPTEVVVLADDSARPEWVAADLLAQAEHAADAAAILITDSEALAGAVEQELARQLATLPRGETARVALSRWGAVVICRSLDPEGLALADAMAPEHLQVATADPVALAGRVRCAGAVFIGPHAPEALGDYAAGSNHILPTNGTARFASAVGVHTFLRATTLVHASPSGLGHLGPLVEKLAAAEGLAAHARSVEMRRAGAQEGET